In the genome of Gloeotrichia echinulata CP02, one region contains:
- the pstB gene encoding phosphate ABC transporter ATP-binding protein PstB, protein MSNLIPAIQVKNLNFYYNPKSNKPAIEGVSMDIYQNQVTAIIGPSGCGKSTFIKTLNRISELEGDVRINPEGRVEFLGQNIYDPRVNINRLRRQIGMVFQKPNPFPMSIYENVAYGVKIAGNRPKPELDEIVESAIRGAALWDEVKDKLLQSALGLSGGQQQRLCIARALAVKPKVLLMDEPCSALDPIATMKVEELIHSLRSELTIAIVTHNMQQATRVSDFTAFFSTDESRIGQMVEFGVTNQIFSNPLDNRTRDYVSGRFG, encoded by the coding sequence ATGAGTAACTTAATTCCCGCCATCCAAGTCAAAAACCTCAACTTTTACTACAACCCTAAGAGCAACAAGCCGGCGATTGAAGGTGTGTCAATGGATATTTACCAAAACCAAGTAACCGCCATTATTGGCCCTAGTGGTTGCGGTAAATCTACTTTCATTAAAACCCTCAATCGCATTAGCGAATTAGAAGGGGATGTCAGAATTAATCCAGAAGGGCGCGTAGAATTTCTCGGTCAAAATATATATGACCCTCGCGTCAATATCAATCGGTTACGCCGCCAAATTGGGATGGTGTTCCAAAAGCCGAATCCTTTTCCCATGAGCATCTACGAAAATGTGGCTTATGGTGTAAAAATTGCCGGAAATCGTCCGAAACCAGAATTAGATGAGATTGTCGAATCAGCCATCAGAGGTGCAGCTCTCTGGGATGAGGTGAAAGATAAACTGCTTCAATCTGCTTTAGGGCTTTCTGGTGGACAACAACAGCGTCTGTGTATAGCCCGTGCTTTAGCAGTCAAGCCCAAAGTTCTCCTAATGGATGAGCCTTGTTCAGCCCTTGATCCCATCGCCACGATGAAAGTTGAAGAACTCATCCACAGCTTGCGCTCTGAGTTGACAATCGCAATTGTCACCCACAATATGCAGCAAGCCACTCGCGTCTCCGATTTTACTGCATTCTTCAGCACCGATGAAAGCCGCATCGGTCAAATGGTAGAATTCGGTGTCACAAATCAAATATTTAGCAACCCCCTCGATAACCGTACCCGTGACTACGTTTCCGGGCGTTTCGGTTAA
- a CDS encoding phosphate ABC transporter ATP-binding protein: MNKLISAIKVKNLSFYYDTHKILGGVSMDIYQNKVTAIIGPTGCGKSTFLKSLNRMSELEGDVRIEGKVEFFGQNIYERRVNLNRLRRQISMVHPKPNLFPMSVYDNVAYGVKLVGWRPKTELDEIVESAIKSVNLWDEVKHKLHKSALDLSGGQQQRLCIARALAVKPQVLLMDEPCFGLDPITSMKIEDLIQNVRSELTIVIVTHNMQQVTRVSDFTAFFQTNENRVGHMVEFNPTNKILTTHLDSRIRDYVLPRLS, encoded by the coding sequence ATGAATAAATTAATTTCAGCGATCAAAGTCAAAAACCTCAGTTTTTATTACGACACCCACAAAATATTAGGCGGGGTGTCAATGGATATTTACCAAAACAAAGTAACGGCAATTATTGGTCCTACCGGTTGTGGTAAATCTACTTTTCTCAAATCTCTCAATCGCATGAGTGAATTAGAAGGAGACGTGCGGATTGAAGGGAAAGTAGAATTCTTTGGTCAAAATATTTATGAGCGTCGCGTCAACTTAAATCGCCTGCGTCGCCAGATTAGCATGGTACACCCAAAACCCAATCTTTTTCCCATGAGTGTTTACGATAATGTCGCCTATGGGGTGAAATTAGTTGGATGGCGCCCGAAAACAGAATTAGATGAAATTGTCGAATCTGCCATTAAAAGTGTCAATCTCTGGGATGAAGTCAAACATAAATTACATAAGTCTGCTTTAGATCTTTCTGGTGGTCAACAACAAAGACTCTGCATCGCCCGTGCTTTAGCAGTCAAACCCCAAGTTCTCTTGATGGATGAGCCTTGTTTCGGTCTTGACCCCATAACCAGCATGAAAATTGAGGATCTGATTCAGAATGTCCGTTCTGAGTTAACAATTGTAATTGTCACCCATAATATGCAGCAAGTTACTCGCGTATCCGATTTCACGGCTTTCTTTCAGACCAATGAAAATCGCGTTGGTCACATGGTTGAATTTAATCCCACCAATAAAATCTTGACTACTCACCTTGATTCTCGCATCCGCGACTACGTTTTACCCCGTCTTAGTTGA
- a CDS encoding NYN domain-containing protein: protein MEPEFPQPLESVIITSSNGRAKTPLGEAAAQTIVQELPQDDPTEKSGDSLGVTLAEELLQTLFSSEYLESSAFTQFIQKIQQKSEIKPNLDPGISLLLLDAENIKLDANTELFLATICQCPLKVKIAFANWRNPSTGKQDVELYERGYQLVHVPGGKDSADAKMIALGACILRYYPTVQEVFVCSGDGILIHLCNELQNQGLTVYWVRRQGQILQVENRNTGKSSHYSLAMAVEIPSFEEVVHQIQDLIKTEQESLNTRLNNLVAVANLFQERRNINNNKPPNNEIIPIPEEISTSTQNPDYRISADSVNILSSATDNINSQEILEKILIQIIKEMYAKSPNTKLSVSKLGTELQKICGQSPSSVVKKLKLGSSFTKFLQSSATFNLHKNGKEYEVALSKI from the coding sequence TTGGAACCTGAATTCCCCCAACCCCTAGAAAGTGTGATCATCACATCCAGCAACGGACGTGCGAAAACCCCTCTAGGAGAAGCAGCAGCACAAACTATAGTCCAAGAGTTACCACAGGATGACCCAACAGAAAAATCTGGCGACTCTCTAGGTGTGACATTAGCTGAAGAACTGCTGCAAACTTTATTCTCATCTGAGTACTTAGAATCTTCTGCTTTTACCCAATTCATTCAAAAAATTCAGCAAAAATCTGAAATTAAACCTAATTTAGACCCTGGTATTTCTCTGCTGCTCTTGGATGCAGAAAACATAAAATTAGACGCCAATACAGAATTATTTTTAGCTACTATTTGCCAATGTCCTCTCAAAGTCAAAATTGCCTTTGCTAACTGGAGAAATCCCAGCACCGGTAAGCAGGATGTCGAACTTTATGAGCGTGGCTATCAACTTGTTCATGTGCCTGGTGGCAAAGACAGCGCTGATGCAAAAATGATAGCACTTGGTGCTTGTATTTTACGTTATTATCCAACCGTTCAAGAAGTTTTTGTTTGTTCTGGCGATGGAATTTTAATCCACCTCTGTAATGAACTGCAAAACCAAGGCTTAACTGTTTATTGGGTACGTAGACAAGGGCAAATTTTGCAGGTAGAAAACCGTAATACTGGCAAAAGCAGTCATTATTCCCTAGCAATGGCTGTAGAAATTCCCTCCTTTGAAGAAGTGGTGCATCAAATTCAAGATTTAATCAAAACCGAACAGGAATCACTCAATACTCGCTTGAACAATTTGGTAGCAGTTGCCAATCTTTTCCAAGAGCGACGCAACATCAATAATAACAAGCCACCAAATAACGAAATCATCCCCATTCCAGAAGAGATATCAACATCAACACAAAATCCTGACTACAGGATATCCGCAGATAGCGTAAATATCCTATCTTCAGCTACTGATAATATTAATTCTCAGGAAATATTAGAGAAGATACTTATACAAATTATTAAGGAGATGTACGCTAAGTCTCCCAACACTAAACTATCTGTGTCCAAACTAGGCACAGAGTTACAAAAAATCTGCGGACAGTCTCCTAGTTCTGTTGTCAAAAAATTAAAGTTAGGCTCTAGTTTTACTAAATTTTTACAGTCTTCGGCAACATTTAATTTGCACAAGAACGGAAAAGAATATGAGGTAGCACTCAGCAAAATTTAG
- a CDS encoding SDR family oxidoreductase: MQDKVIVVVGATGGIGSALTRKLAPTGAKLVLAARDAVRLRTLALELPGEVLTVPCDITDPQQANTLIEKAVAEFGQIDVLVNAAGAGILKAYNSLEPADLDKMLDINLKGSFYTTQAAAQEMQKRKSGHICNLVGILGKHSMPMAAAYSASKFGVVGFSKCMAEELKRFGIKFTLFYFGGIDSPFWDNVSLKVDRKKMLSPQTAANAIFFALTAEPQAVPMEINIQPDSHLFF; encoded by the coding sequence ATGCAGGATAAAGTAATCGTCGTTGTCGGTGCTACAGGCGGTATTGGTTCAGCCTTAACTCGCAAACTTGCCCCCACAGGTGCAAAATTGGTACTGGCGGCGAGGGATGCGGTTCGTTTACGAACATTGGCATTGGAGTTACCAGGGGAAGTTTTGACCGTTCCTTGTGATATTACTGACCCTCAACAGGCAAACACATTGATCGAAAAAGCTGTAGCCGAGTTCGGTCAAATTGATGTTTTGGTGAATGCTGCTGGTGCTGGTATCCTCAAAGCCTACAACAGCCTGGAACCTGCTGATTTAGACAAGATGCTAGATATTAACTTAAAAGGCAGTTTTTACACCACTCAGGCTGCAGCCCAAGAGATGCAAAAGCGCAAATCCGGGCACATCTGTAACTTAGTCGGAATTCTGGGTAAGCATTCAATGCCAATGGCTGCTGCTTATTCGGCTTCCAAGTTTGGCGTCGTTGGTTTCAGCAAGTGCATGGCAGAAGAACTCAAGCGCTTTGGAATTAAATTTACACTATTCTATTTTGGTGGTATAGATTCTCCTTTTTGGGATAACGTCAGCTTAAAGGTAGACCGGAAAAAAATGCTCAGTCCCCAAACCGCTGCGAATGCTATTTTCTTTGCCCTTACTGCTGAACCCCAAGCTGTGCCAATGGAAATTAACATTCAACCTGACAGTCATCTGTTTTTCTAG
- a CDS encoding RNA-guided endonuclease TnpB family protein, with amino-acid sequence MLVGFKTELKLNNQQRTALRKHCGVARHAWNWGLALTKQILDHNKANPESKIKFPTAIDLHKWLVTLVKSENEWYYECSKSTPQQALMALREAWKRCFHKTAGVPKFKKKGKRDSFTLEGTVKIIGSNKIQVPVIGVLKTYERLPQVLTKSCTISRQADRWLISFRFDVEQQDLGNRSIVGVDLGVKALAILSTGEVFLGAKSYKKYAAKLSRMQWLNRHKIIGSANWKKAQIKIARLHRKIANIRKDTLHKLTTLLAKNHGIVVIEDLNVSGMMANHKLAKSIADMGFYEFRRQLTYKCELYGSKLVVVDRWFPSSKTCSHCGSKKETLTLNERVFECGNCGLMIDRDLNAAINLSQAVS; translated from the coding sequence ATGCTGGTTGGTTTCAAAACTGAGTTGAAGTTGAATAACCAACAACGCACAGCATTGAGAAAACATTGTGGAGTAGCACGTCATGCTTGGAATTGGGGATTGGCTTTAACTAAACAGATACTTGACCACAACAAAGCGAATCCTGAGTCTAAAATCAAATTTCCGACGGCAATTGACTTGCATAAATGGTTAGTAACATTGGTAAAATCTGAAAATGAATGGTATTACGAATGTTCTAAAAGCACTCCACAGCAAGCATTGATGGCTTTACGCGAAGCCTGGAAGCGTTGCTTTCACAAGACTGCTGGTGTGCCAAAGTTCAAAAAGAAAGGTAAACGTGATTCTTTCACGTTGGAAGGTACGGTCAAAATTATCGGTAGTAACAAGATTCAAGTACCTGTGATTGGTGTCCTCAAGACCTATGAGCGCCTACCACAAGTATTAACTAAATCTTGTACAATATCTCGTCAAGCCGACAGATGGTTGATCAGTTTCAGATTTGATGTAGAACAACAGGATTTAGGCAACAGGAGTATTGTCGGCGTTGACCTTGGTGTTAAGGCACTGGCTATACTCTCCACTGGTGAAGTTTTTTTAGGAGCCAAATCCTACAAGAAATATGCAGCCAAGCTGTCAAGAATGCAATGGTTGAATCGTCATAAAATCATCGGTTCAGCTAACTGGAAGAAAGCACAGATAAAGATTGCTAGACTGCATAGAAAGATTGCCAACATCAGAAAAGATACGTTGCACAAACTCACAACATTACTTGCTAAGAACCACGGCATAGTAGTGATTGAAGACCTCAATGTGTCCGGTATGATGGCTAACCATAAGCTAGCTAAATCTATTGCGGATATGGGATTTTATGAGTTTCGCCGTCAATTGACCTACAAGTGTGAGTTATATGGTTCAAAGCTTGTAGTGGTTGACCGATGGTTCCCATCCAGCAAAACCTGCTCTCATTGTGGAAGCAAAAAAGAAACACTCACCTTGAATGAGCGAGTGTTTGAATGCGGTAACTGCGGCTTGATGATTGACCGAGATTTAAACGCAGCAATCAATTTGAGTCAAGCTGTCAGTTAG
- a CDS encoding HAD family hydrolase gives MLRLITDFDGPIVDVSERYYRVYQLCLEKTRHPGQAVQELSKPEFWQLKRSRIPEKQIALSSGLDEVQAQEFTQLRRQTVHTEPYFQYDSLIPGAVEALLKIQQAGIDLAVMTMRRVRELDYAFKKYDLGKFFPENRRYCLSNDYVKTRDIEDKPLLMSRALEELPPAADTWMVGDTEADITAAKKHAIKVMAVESGIRDRAQLALYHPDLIVQDLSYAVNLIIAGQTTSQND, from the coding sequence ATGCTAAGATTAATTACAGACTTCGACGGTCCGATTGTTGATGTTTCTGAACGCTACTATCGTGTTTATCAATTATGCCTGGAGAAAACCCGACACCCAGGCCAAGCAGTCCAAGAACTGTCTAAACCCGAATTTTGGCAACTCAAGCGATCGCGGATTCCCGAAAAACAAATCGCCCTCAGTTCTGGACTCGATGAAGTGCAAGCACAAGAATTTACCCAGTTGCGGCGACAAACAGTGCATACGGAACCTTACTTTCAGTATGACAGCCTCATCCCCGGTGCTGTGGAAGCATTGTTAAAAATTCAACAAGCTGGTATCGATTTGGCAGTTATGACCATGCGTCGGGTTCGGGAACTAGACTATGCCTTTAAAAAATACGATTTAGGTAAATTTTTCCCGGAAAATCGCCGTTATTGCCTCAGTAACGACTATGTGAAAACCCGCGACATCGAAGATAAACCTTTGTTGATGTCACGGGCTTTAGAAGAATTACCCCCCGCTGCTGATACCTGGATGGTAGGGGATACTGAAGCCGATATTACTGCTGCTAAAAAACACGCTATTAAGGTGATGGCTGTAGAGTCTGGTATCCGCGATCGCGCCCAATTGGCACTTTACCACCCCGACTTAATAGTTCAGGATTTGAGTTATGCTGTAAATCTAATTATTGCTGGGCAAACAACTAGCCAAAATGACTAG
- a CDS encoding CPP1-like family protein, which yields MSDQHPYDKLGVSEDASFDEIQDARNRLLEQYNGDAKRLELIEAAYDAILMERLRMRQEGKIKVPERIRFPELRIQSPPKESSFPRQQSPAWLQRMIDQPTLPDVLLPGAWYLGLSAISIFYPVAGDQVLQLALVVGVGISIYFLNRKEGKFGRAVLFTLVGLIIGLMVGGLVASPLLPLPLITLTGNQFSTVLTFILLWLISSFLR from the coding sequence ATGAGCGATCAACATCCCTACGACAAACTTGGGGTATCTGAAGATGCTAGTTTTGATGAGATTCAGGATGCTCGTAATCGCCTATTGGAGCAATACAATGGCGATGCCAAGCGTCTGGAACTAATTGAAGCGGCTTATGATGCCATTTTAATGGAGCGGTTGCGGATGCGGCAAGAAGGTAAAATCAAAGTACCTGAGCGCATTAGGTTTCCTGAGTTACGAATTCAATCACCTCCAAAAGAAAGTTCTTTCCCTCGTCAGCAGTCGCCAGCATGGCTGCAACGAATGATCGATCAGCCTACGCTACCAGATGTGCTGTTACCTGGAGCTTGGTATCTAGGTTTAAGCGCCATAAGTATATTTTACCCAGTTGCGGGCGATCAGGTCTTGCAGCTGGCTTTGGTGGTTGGGGTAGGAATCAGTATTTACTTTCTCAATCGCAAGGAAGGTAAGTTTGGCCGCGCAGTATTGTTTACCCTCGTAGGGCTAATAATTGGCTTGATGGTGGGTGGACTAGTTGCTAGCCCGCTGTTACCCCTACCATTGATTACTCTGACGGGGAATCAGTTTTCTACGGTGTTGACGTTTATTTTGTTATGGTTAATTAGCAGCTTTCTACGGTGA
- a CDS encoding response regulator transcription factor gives MAPAKILVVDDDPAVRNLIQRFLIKQNYQVEAAEDGKTALALFEQFNPDLVILDVNLPDVIGFNLCQEMQSRNGVFVLMLTSRGDEADKIRGFAKGADDYLTKPFGLGELEVRVAAILRRQRIVTTAEQKRLVFEKLMIDPVRREVALNNLPVPLTALEFDLLHFLASHPGRVWRRAELIQEVWDYEYVGDQRVVDVHIGQIRKKIEIDASQPALIQTVRGVGYKFECPVHSPQLETSS, from the coding sequence ATGGCTCCTGCCAAGATTCTTGTAGTTGATGACGACCCTGCAGTTCGGAACTTAATCCAACGCTTTTTGATTAAACAGAACTATCAGGTAGAGGCTGCCGAAGATGGTAAGACAGCCTTAGCTCTATTTGAGCAGTTTAACCCTGATTTGGTGATTCTAGACGTGAATTTACCAGATGTCATTGGGTTTAACCTCTGCCAAGAGATGCAAAGTCGTAATGGTGTTTTTGTGCTTATGCTGACTAGCCGTGGAGACGAAGCTGATAAAATTCGCGGCTTTGCTAAAGGTGCTGATGACTACCTCACCAAACCATTTGGATTGGGAGAGCTAGAAGTCAGAGTAGCAGCTATTTTAAGGCGTCAGCGGATTGTAACTACTGCCGAACAAAAACGGTTAGTATTTGAAAAACTGATGATTGATCCTGTGCGACGGGAGGTGGCGCTTAACAACCTACCAGTACCCTTAACCGCATTGGAATTTGACTTGTTACATTTTTTAGCCAGTCATCCAGGTCGAGTTTGGCGGCGAGCAGAACTGATCCAAGAAGTATGGGACTATGAATATGTAGGCGACCAACGGGTTGTAGACGTGCATATCGGTCAAATTCGCAAGAAGATTGAAATCGATGCTAGCCAACCTGCTTTAATTCAGACTGTCCGTGGCGTCGGATATAAGTTTGAATGTCCTGTTCATTCTCCACAATTGGAAACTAGTTCCTGA
- the tnpA gene encoding IS200/IS605 family transposase translates to MLTQEDYKTHNHVKFLVNYHFVWIPKRRKKVLTGEIATRTRQIFAELAIEKGWDILALEIASDHIHLFISVKPTDTPHLVIKAFKGRSSFYLRKEFPQLKKLPSLWTSSYFVSTAGNISSESVRRYIEDPHHG, encoded by the coding sequence ATGTTAACCCAAGAAGATTACAAAACCCATAACCATGTCAAATTCTTGGTAAACTACCATTTTGTATGGATACCAAAGAGAAGAAAAAAAGTTTTAACTGGTGAGATAGCGACAAGAACCAGACAAATTTTTGCCGAACTAGCCATAGAAAAAGGTTGGGATATTTTAGCTCTAGAGATAGCGTCAGACCATATACACTTATTCATTAGCGTTAAACCTACTGACACGCCACATCTAGTTATTAAGGCGTTTAAGGGGCGTTCAAGCTTTTATCTACGTAAAGAGTTCCCCCAATTAAAAAAACTACCGTCACTCTGGACAAGTAGTTATTTTGTCAGTACGGCAGGCAATATTAGCAGTGAGTCGGTGAGACGATATATTGAAGACCCTCACCACGGATAA
- a CDS encoding transposase produces MGVQQVLLSPDDETKVLLEYLCQQSGKLYNNGVYFARQTFFKTGKLLTGKFDLAFEPSVSKTLVAQSLPSTPMQQTLMSVVEAFKSFKELRSLFLKGQLHFQPKAPSYLTGSKLFKVAYPNSGGQKPILINGQLRFSLGLTVKRWFGLSEFFLPMPSNIDYSQVKEFTILPKNGAFYLEMSYEVEKKEHDLDINQALSIDLGTADNLAACVDTLGNSLLIDARAMKAMNQLWNKRVSTRKENQPEAYWDNWLDRVTRKRNHQMRDGINKAAKLIINHCLKYGVGTLVIGWNDGFKSNTNMGRLNNQKFVQMPLGKLKDRLEQLCDLHGIRYHQTEESYTSKASYLDGDSLPVYGQKPVGWKASGKRVERGLYRTANGSIVNADLNGAANILKKVASNLSIDLGLLGRRCLTSVARIRLWVLPKFTLSAESQSLQG; encoded by the coding sequence ATGGGAGTTCAACAAGTATTGTTGTCTCCAGATGATGAAACCAAGGTGTTATTAGAATACCTTTGTCAACAGTCGGGTAAACTCTATAATAATGGTGTATATTTTGCCCGTCAAACATTTTTTAAAACTGGAAAGTTGTTAACCGGGAAATTTGATTTAGCATTTGAGCCATCAGTTTCTAAAACCTTGGTTGCTCAATCTTTGCCATCAACACCAATGCAGCAAACTTTAATGTCTGTGGTAGAAGCTTTCAAGTCTTTTAAAGAATTGCGGTCTTTGTTCCTGAAAGGTCAATTGCATTTTCAACCAAAAGCACCCAGTTACTTAACAGGTTCTAAACTGTTCAAAGTTGCTTATCCAAACTCAGGAGGACAAAAACCAATACTAATTAATGGTCAACTTAGATTTTCCTTAGGTTTAACTGTTAAAAGATGGTTTGGTTTGAGCGAGTTTTTCTTACCAATGCCTTCAAATATTGACTATTCCCAGGTTAAAGAATTTACAATTCTCCCGAAAAATGGCGCATTTTACCTGGAAATGTCTTATGAAGTCGAAAAAAAAGAACATGACCTAGACATTAATCAGGCACTATCTATTGACCTAGGGACTGCTGACAATTTAGCCGCTTGTGTTGATACTTTAGGTAATTCGTTGCTGATTGATGCTCGGGCGATGAAGGCGATGAATCAGTTATGGAACAAAAGAGTATCTACCCGTAAAGAAAATCAGCCAGAAGCTTATTGGGACAATTGGTTAGACCGCGTAACCCGTAAACGTAACCATCAAATGCGTGATGGGATAAACAAAGCTGCAAAATTGATTATTAACCATTGCTTAAAATATGGCGTTGGGACATTAGTAATCGGCTGGAACGATGGTTTTAAGTCCAATACAAATATGGGAAGATTGAACAATCAAAAATTTGTTCAAATGCCCTTGGGCAAACTTAAAGACCGATTGGAACAACTATGTGATTTACACGGAATTAGATACCACCAAACAGAAGAATCCTACACGTCAAAAGCAAGTTACTTAGATGGAGACTCCCTGCCCGTTTATGGTCAAAAACCAGTTGGGTGGAAAGCGTCAGGTAAGCGTGTTGAACGTGGATTGTACCGAACCGCAAATGGTTCAATTGTTAATGCTGACCTAAACGGTGCAGCAAATATACTAAAAAAAGTAGCCAGCAATCTAAGCATAGACTTAGGCTTACTGGGTAGACGCTGTTTGACGAGCGTAGCGAGAATTAGACTTTGGGTACTACCTAAGTTTACTCTGTCGGCAGAATCTCAGTCCCTTCAGGGCTGA
- a CDS encoding DUF2811 domain-containing protein — MNTTVNIFTEIPEILHESLQTYLETHPDWDQSRVLTAALSLFLLQNGDSDRRAARVYLETLFHHS; from the coding sequence ATGAATACAACTGTGAACATTTTTACAGAAATCCCCGAAATACTTCACGAATCGCTGCAAACCTACTTAGAAACCCATCCCGATTGGGATCAAAGCCGAGTATTGACGGCAGCCCTGTCGCTGTTTTTGCTGCAAAATGGAGATAGCGATCGCCGTGCTGCCCGTGTCTATCTGGAAACTTTGTTCCACCATAGCTAA
- a CDS encoding ABC transporter permease, whose amino-acid sequence MSRSKALQYYIASRVVLAPLQLLTIITIVFLLLRATPGDPADAILGGRAPESAKEQLRKQLGLDLPVWLQYLNYLGNILRFDLGTSLTSRGQHVGDIIGQYFPATVELAVCSMLVALIVGVAVGTLSASRPGTGFDIGGRLFGIITYALPMFWAGMLLQLIFSVQLGWFPNSNRFPPNLPAPATITGLYTIDSLLGGNIGQFFISLHHLALPSLTLGILLSGIFERIVRVNLKQTLQADYVEAARARGIAENKIVVSHALKNALIPVITVLGLTFASLLGGAILTEVTFSWPGLANRLYQAIADRDYPTVQGVLVFFGAIVVGASILIDILNAYVDPRIRY is encoded by the coding sequence ATGTCTCGATCTAAAGCCCTGCAATATTACATAGCCTCCCGTGTGGTGCTAGCGCCATTGCAACTGTTGACGATCATCACGATTGTCTTTCTTTTATTACGAGCTACACCGGGAGATCCTGCTGATGCAATTCTGGGGGGACGTGCACCAGAAAGTGCGAAAGAACAATTACGAAAACAATTGGGTTTAGATCTTCCTGTCTGGTTACAGTATCTCAATTATTTAGGAAATATACTGCGCTTTGATTTGGGTACATCTTTAACCAGTCGCGGACAGCATGTTGGGGATATCATTGGACAATATTTCCCGGCGACTGTGGAGTTAGCAGTATGTAGTATGCTGGTAGCGCTGATTGTCGGAGTTGCGGTAGGGACGCTTTCGGCTTCTCGTCCGGGGACGGGTTTCGATATTGGGGGGCGGTTGTTTGGGATTATTACTTATGCACTTCCCATGTTTTGGGCGGGAATGTTGCTGCAATTAATATTCTCGGTACAATTAGGCTGGTTTCCCAATTCCAATCGGTTTCCTCCAAATTTGCCGGCTCCTGCGACTATCACAGGTTTGTATACGATTGATAGTTTATTAGGTGGGAATATCGGCCAGTTTTTCATATCTTTGCATCATCTTGCGCTTCCTAGTTTGACTTTAGGAATTTTGCTCAGTGGGATTTTTGAGCGGATTGTGCGGGTGAATTTAAAGCAAACTTTGCAAGCTGATTATGTGGAAGCAGCTAGAGCTAGAGGGATTGCAGAAAATAAGATTGTCGTTTCCCATGCGTTAAAAAATGCCCTAATTCCCGTAATTACAGTTTTGGGGTTAACCTTTGCTTCCTTGCTAGGAGGGGCAATTTTGACCGAGGTGACATTTTCTTGGCCTGGGTTAGCGAATCGGTTATATCAGGCGATCGCTGACCGTGATTATCCCACAGTGCAGGGTGTGTTGGTCTTTTTTGGGGCAATTGTTGTGGGGGCGAGCATTTTAATTGATATTTTAAATGCTTATGTTGACCCGCGAATTCGGTATTAA